The proteins below come from a single Brevundimonas sp. LM2 genomic window:
- the rpsK gene encoding 30S ribosomal protein S11, with protein sequence MAKEPGRVKKRERKNITSGVAHVNASFNNTMITITDAQGNAISWSSAGHMGFKGSRKSTPYAAQMAAEDAGKKAQEHGVKTLEVNVSGPGSGRESALRALQSVGLTITTIRDVTPMPHNGCRPPKRRRV encoded by the coding sequence ATGGCCAAGGAACCGGGTCGCGTAAAGAAGCGCGAGCGCAAGAACATCACCTCGGGCGTCGCCCACGTGAATGCGTCTTTCAACAACACCATGATCACGATCACCGATGCCCAGGGCAACGCGATCTCGTGGTCGTCGGCGGGTCACATGGGCTTCAAGGGCTCGCGCAAGTCGACGCCCTACGCCGCCCAGATGGCCGCCGAAGACGCCGGCAAGAAGGCTCAGGAACACGGCGTCAAGACGCTGGAAGTCAACGTCTCGGGTCCCGGTTCCGGGCGTGAGTCCGCGCTCCGCGCCCTGCAGTCGGTCGGCCTGACCATCACCACCATCCGCGACGTCACGCCGATGCCGCACAACGGCTGCCGTCCGCCCAAGCGCCGCCGCGTCTAA
- the rpmD gene encoding 50S ribosomal protein L30, with amino-acid sequence MATVTVKQTGSPIRRKNDQRATLVGLGLNRMGRESTLEDTPSVRGMIAKVAHLTEIVEK; translated from the coding sequence ATGGCTACCGTCACCGTCAAGCAGACCGGTTCGCCGATCCGCCGCAAGAACGACCAGCGCGCCACCCTGGTGGGCCTGGGTCTGAACCGCATGGGCCGCGAGTCCACGCTGGAAGACACCCCCTCGGTTCGCGGGATGATCGCCAAGGTCGCTCACCTGACCGAGATCGTCGAGAAGTAA
- a CDS encoding energy transducer TonB, giving the protein MAGLHAVLFAVGSLRDPPVPVLADPPISVELVRLPPPPPPPPPPEPPAPDAGGGAPAAPSVVRVSPRPVPRPELVAPPKPAPAPALIVGASDQPGPTPGQGQGGQGTGTGDGEGEGDGPGSGSGPIILRGASNGEILALVPPEARRQRVPGRAAVNCAIRADTRLEGCRIVSESPQGFGFGAAGIRVAETHFRFRPPSTASGRTVQGSRATVVVLFGRQ; this is encoded by the coding sequence GTGGCCGGTCTGCACGCCGTCCTGTTCGCCGTCGGCAGCCTGCGGGACCCGCCGGTGCCGGTGCTGGCCGATCCCCCCATCTCGGTGGAGCTGGTGCGCCTACCGCCGCCGCCACCCCCGCCGCCGCCGCCCGAACCGCCCGCGCCCGACGCTGGAGGCGGAGCCCCGGCCGCGCCGTCGGTCGTGCGGGTCTCGCCGCGGCCGGTCCCGCGTCCGGAACTGGTGGCCCCGCCGAAACCGGCCCCAGCCCCCGCCCTGATCGTCGGGGCCTCGGACCAGCCCGGCCCCACGCCCGGCCAGGGCCAGGGCGGGCAGGGGACCGGAACGGGCGATGGGGAAGGGGAGGGGGACGGACCGGGCTCGGGCTCCGGCCCGATCATTCTGCGCGGGGCCTCCAACGGCGAGATCCTGGCCCTGGTCCCGCCCGAGGCGCGCCGCCAGCGGGTCCCGGGCCGGGCGGCGGTCAACTGCGCGATCCGCGCCGACACGCGGCTGGAGGGGTGCCGCATCGTCTCGGAGAGCCCCCAGGGGTTCGGCTTCGGCGCGGCGGGGATCCGCGTGGCCGAGACCCACTTCCGCTTCCGCCCGCCCTCGACCGCGTCAGGCCGTACGGTGCAGGGCAGCCGCGCGACCGTCGTCGTCCTGTTCGGCCGGCAGTAG
- the rplF gene encoding 50S ribosomal protein L6 translates to MSRIGKRPITLPKGVTVTIDGQTVSVKGPKAERSWTVAEEIEVRQENGELTLHARADTQRSRAMWGLSRTLVDNMVVGVTDGFERTLELVGVGYRAAMKGNDLSLQLGFSHEVNVVAPAGVTFAVPKQTEIKISGPDKQVVGELAANIRKLRPPEPYKGKGVRYAGEKVRRKEGKKK, encoded by the coding sequence ATGTCCCGTATCGGAAAACGTCCCATCACCCTGCCCAAGGGCGTCACGGTGACCATCGACGGCCAGACCGTCAGCGTCAAAGGTCCCAAGGCGGAGCGGTCCTGGACCGTCGCCGAGGAGATCGAGGTGCGCCAGGAGAACGGCGAGCTGACGCTCCACGCCCGTGCCGACACCCAGCGCTCGCGCGCCATGTGGGGTCTGTCGCGGACCCTGGTCGACAACATGGTCGTCGGCGTCACCGACGGGTTCGAGCGCACGCTCGAGCTGGTCGGCGTCGGTTATCGCGCCGCCATGAAGGGCAACGACCTGTCGCTGCAGCTGGGCTTCTCGCACGAAGTCAACGTTGTGGCCCCGGCCGGCGTCACCTTCGCGGTGCCGAAACAGACCGAGATCAAGATCTCCGGCCCCGACAAGCAAGTCGTCGGTGAACTGGCGGCCAACATCCGCAAGCTGCGTCCCCCCGAGCCCTACAAGGGCAAGGGCGTCCGTTACGCCGGCGAGAAGGTGCGTCGCAAGGAAGGCAAGAAGAAGTAA
- the rplR gene encoding 50S ribosomal protein L18, with product MATTLKQKAARRTDRNRRRLKAMGNGRLRLSVHRSDKNISAQIIDDLKGVTVASASSLEGDKAGTSKGSNKEAAAAIGKLVAERAIEKGIKDVVFDRGGYIYHGRVKALADAAREAGLNF from the coding sequence ATGGCAACGACCCTCAAGCAAAAAGCCGCGCGCCGTACCGACCGCAACCGTCGCCGCCTCAAGGCGATGGGCAATGGTCGCCTGCGCCTGTCCGTGCACCGCTCGGACAAGAACATCTCGGCCCAGATCATCGACGACCTCAAGGGCGTCACGGTGGCCTCCGCCTCGTCGCTGGAAGGCGACAAGGCCGGCACCTCGAAGGGCTCCAACAAGGAGGCCGCTGCCGCCATCGGCAAGCTGGTCGCCGAGCGGGCCATCGAGAAGGGCATCAAGGACGTGGTCTTCGACCGCGGTGGCTACATCTATCACGGACGGGTGAAGGCGCTGGCGGATGCCGCGCGTGAAGCCGGCCTGAACTTCTAA
- the secY gene encoding preprotein translocase subunit SecY: MASAAEQLAANMNMGSFAKATELHKRLLFTLGALLVYRIGTYVPIPGINSEAFLQFFNNPDGQRGILDMFNMFSGGAVERMAVFALNVTPYISASIIVQLMGSVYPPWEKLKKEGGESGRKQLNQYTRYLTVVLALAQSFGIAVGLNAQANLVDSPGLFFIATTVVSLTGGTMFLMWLGEQVTARGVGNGISLIIFAGIVAVLPGTIGRLLGLAQQGQLSAFALLFILVMVVAVVVFIVFMERAQRRLLIQYPKRQEGNRMAGGERSFLPLKVNTAGVIPPIFASSLLLLPSTIANFAATANLPAWLAWLPTVAAQLTHGQPLFMLLYAALIVFFCFFYTSITFNPEDTAENLRKYGGFLPGIRPGKRTAEYLDYVLTRLTVIGAAYITAVCLLPEIVSANFGQGLYFGGTSVLIVVSVTMDTVAQIQSQLLAHQYEGLIKKAKLRGGRGGRGAPTPARRS; encoded by the coding sequence ATGGCTTCGGCCGCCGAACAACTCGCCGCCAATATGAATATGGGCTCGTTCGCCAAGGCGACCGAGCTCCACAAGCGCCTGCTGTTCACGCTGGGCGCCCTGCTGGTCTATCGCATCGGCACCTATGTGCCGATCCCGGGGATCAACTCCGAGGCCTTCCTCCAGTTCTTCAACAATCCCGACGGCCAGCGCGGCATCCTGGACATGTTCAACATGTTCTCCGGGGGCGCGGTCGAGCGGATGGCGGTCTTCGCCCTGAACGTCACGCCCTATATCTCGGCCTCGATCATCGTCCAGCTGATGGGCAGCGTGTATCCGCCGTGGGAGAAGCTGAAGAAGGAAGGCGGCGAGAGCGGCCGCAAGCAGCTGAACCAGTACACCCGCTACCTGACCGTGGTCCTGGCCCTGGCCCAGTCCTTCGGGATCGCGGTCGGGCTGAACGCCCAGGCCAACCTGGTCGACAGCCCCGGGCTGTTCTTCATCGCCACGACGGTCGTCTCCCTGACGGGTGGCACCATGTTCCTGATGTGGCTGGGTGAGCAGGTCACGGCGCGCGGCGTGGGCAACGGCATCTCGCTGATCATCTTCGCCGGCATCGTGGCGGTCCTGCCAGGCACGATCGGCCGTTTGCTGGGCCTGGCCCAGCAGGGTCAGCTGTCGGCCTTCGCCCTGCTGTTCATCCTGGTCATGGTCGTGGCCGTGGTGGTCTTCATCGTCTTCATGGAACGGGCCCAGCGTCGTCTGCTGATCCAGTATCCGAAGCGTCAGGAAGGCAACCGGATGGCCGGGGGCGAGCGCAGCTTCCTGCCGCTGAAGGTCAACACCGCCGGCGTCATCCCGCCGATCTTCGCCTCGTCGCTGCTGCTGCTGCCGTCGACCATCGCCAACTTCGCGGCCACGGCCAATCTGCCGGCCTGGCTGGCCTGGCTGCCCACAGTGGCGGCCCAGCTGACGCATGGCCAGCCGCTGTTCATGCTGCTGTACGCCGCGCTGATCGTGTTCTTCTGCTTCTTCTACACCTCGATCACGTTCAACCCCGAGGACACAGCCGAGAACCTGCGGAAATACGGCGGCTTCCTGCCCGGCATCCGGCCGGGCAAGCGGACGGCGGAATATCTGGACTACGTCCTGACCCGTCTGACCGTGATCGGCGCCGCCTACATCACCGCCGTCTGTCTGCTGCCCGAGATCGTCTCGGCTAATTTCGGACAGGGTCTGTATTTCGGTGGCACCTCGGTGCTGATCGTGGTCTCGGTGACGATGGACACGGTGGCGCAGATTCAGTCGCAACTGTTGGCGCACCAGTACGAAGGCCTGATCAAGAAGGCCAAGCTGCGTGGCGGTCGTGGCGGTCGGGGTGCTCCGACACCCGCTCGCCGCTCGTGA
- the rpsH gene encoding 30S ribosomal protein S8 has protein sequence MMINDPLSDMIARMKNAAMRKRSKVLTPASRLRQRVLDVLQDEGYIRGYSLVQNPGEFPQFEIELKYFDGQPVIAEIARVSKPGRRVYSAISDLKPIKNGLGISILSTSKGVMSDAAARDANVGGEVLCRVY, from the coding sequence ATGATGATCAACGATCCCCTGAGCGACATGATCGCTCGCATGAAGAACGCGGCCATGCGCAAGCGTTCGAAAGTGCTCACCCCGGCCTCCCGTCTGCGTCAGCGCGTCCTCGACGTGCTGCAGGACGAGGGCTACATCCGCGGCTATTCGCTGGTTCAAAACCCCGGTGAATTCCCGCAGTTCGAGATCGAGCTCAAGTATTTCGACGGCCAGCCGGTCATCGCCGAGATCGCACGCGTGTCCAAGCCCGGCCGCCGCGTCTACTCCGCGATCTCCGACCTGAAGCCGATCAAGAACGGCCTGGGCATCTCGATCCTTTCGACTTCGAAGGGCGTCATGTCCGACGCCGCAGCCCGCGACGCCAACGTCGGCGGCGAAGTCCTCTGCAGGGTCTACTAA
- the rpsM gene encoding 30S ribosomal protein S13: MARIAGVNIPTNKRVEIALQYIHGIGPAAAKDITGKVGIEASRRVNQLTDAEVLQIRETIDKDHTVEGDLRRETSMNIKRLMDLACYRGLRHRKGLPVRGQRTHTNARTRKGPAKPIAGKKK, encoded by the coding sequence GTGGCCCGTATCGCTGGCGTCAATATTCCGACCAACAAGCGCGTCGAAATCGCGCTTCAGTATATCCATGGCATCGGCCCGGCCGCCGCCAAGGACATCACCGGCAAGGTGGGCATCGAGGCCTCGCGCCGCGTGAACCAGCTGACCGACGCCGAGGTCCTGCAGATTCGCGAGACCATCGACAAGGACCACACCGTCGAGGGCGACCTGCGCCGCGAGACGTCGATGAACATCAAGCGTCTGATGGACCTGGCCTGCTACCGCGGTCTGCGTCACCGCAAGGGCCTGCCGGTCCGCGGCCAGCGCACCCACACCAACGCCCGCACCCGCAAGGGTCCCGCCAAGCCGATCGCCGGCAAGAAGAAGTAA
- a CDS encoding adenylate kinase, producing MNLILFGPPAAGKGTQAKRLVEQRGMVQLSTGDMLREAIASGSELGQQCKEIMSNGGLIADDIVIALIEARLKEAEDAGGAIFDGFPRTIAQAEALDAMLAKLGKKIDAVVRLKVDDSALLERVSQRFADQGRPDDNPESFKVRLDAYNRNTAPLLPYYGDKGLLTEVDGMGSIETVATAISGALARA from the coding sequence ATGAACCTGATCCTGTTCGGGCCCCCCGCGGCCGGCAAGGGCACCCAGGCCAAGCGTCTGGTCGAACAGCGCGGCATGGTGCAGCTGTCGACCGGCGACATGCTGCGCGAGGCGATCGCCTCGGGCTCCGAGCTGGGCCAGCAGTGCAAGGAGATCATGTCGAACGGCGGACTGATCGCCGACGACATCGTCATCGCTTTGATCGAGGCGCGGCTGAAAGAGGCCGAGGACGCCGGCGGGGCCATCTTCGACGGCTTCCCCCGGACCATCGCCCAGGCCGAGGCCCTGGACGCCATGCTGGCCAAGCTGGGCAAGAAGATCGACGCCGTGGTCCGGCTGAAGGTCGACGACAGCGCCCTGCTGGAGCGCGTGTCGCAGCGGTTCGCCGACCAGGGCCGTCCCGACGACAACCCCGAGAGTTTCAAGGTCCGGCTGGACGCCTACAACCGCAACACCGCGCCGCTCCTGCCGTATTACGGCGACAAGGGGCTGCTGACCGAGGTGGACGGCATGGGCTCGATCGAGACCGTAGCGACGGCCATCTCCGGGGCCCTGGCGCGCGCCTGA
- the rpsE gene encoding 30S ribosomal protein S5, translating into MAQAPQRGGGQGGNDRNRRDNRNAPAVDGPDSDIVEKLVHINRVAATVKGGRRFSFAALMVVGDGKGRVGFGHGKAREVPEAIRKATEEAKKTMIRVPLRENRTLHHDGSGRWGAGKIMMRAAPPGTGVIAGGPMRAVLETLGVADVVAKSTGSSNPYNMIRATFEALKVQSSPRQVASKRGKKVADLMGRRNDGASAIEAAPEAVES; encoded by the coding sequence ATGGCCCAAGCACCCCAACGTGGCGGCGGACAAGGCGGCAACGACCGCAACCGTCGCGACAACCGCAACGCACCCGCCGTCGACGGTCCGGATTCGGACATCGTCGAGAAGCTGGTGCACATCAACCGCGTCGCCGCCACCGTGAAGGGTGGTCGCCGGTTCTCGTTCGCGGCCCTGATGGTCGTCGGCGACGGCAAGGGCCGCGTCGGCTTCGGTCACGGCAAGGCGCGCGAAGTGCCGGAAGCCATCCGCAAGGCGACCGAAGAAGCCAAGAAGACCATGATCCGCGTGCCCCTGCGCGAGAATCGCACCCTGCACCACGACGGCTCCGGCCGTTGGGGCGCCGGCAAGATCATGATGCGCGCGGCCCCTCCCGGGACCGGCGTGATCGCGGGGGGGCCGATGCGTGCCGTCCTGGAAACCCTCGGCGTCGCCGACGTGGTGGCCAAGTCGACCGGGTCGTCCAACCCCTACAACATGATCCGTGCGACGTTCGAGGCGCTGAAAGTCCAGTCCTCGCCGCGTCAGGTCGCCTCCAAGCGTGGCAAGAAGGTCGCCGACCTGATGGGCCGCCGCAACGACGGCGCCTCGGCCATCGAGGCCGCGCCCGAAGCCGTGGAGAGCTGA
- a CDS encoding DNA-directed RNA polymerase subunit alpha: MIERNWQELIRPEKPQIELGSDAQRKARLVAEPLERGFGVTLGNALRRVLLSSLQGAAVTAIQIDGVVHEFSSLEGVREDVVDIVLNIKQLALRMHAEGPKRMTLKATGPGAVTAGQIEVPSDIEVLNPNHVICTLDDGASVRMELTVQNGKGYVASEFNRPEDAPIGLIAVDALYSPVKRVAYRVEPTRQGQSLDYDKLVLEVETNGAVSPVDAVAYASRILQDQLQIFITFDEPKKVVEAAEGKPDLPFNPALLKKVDELELSVRSANCLKNDNIVYIGDLIQKTEGEMLRTPNFGRKSLNEIKEVLTSMGLSLGMDVPNWPPENIEDLAKKFDDQI, from the coding sequence ATGATCGAACGTAACTGGCAAGAGCTGATCCGTCCCGAGAAGCCGCAGATCGAGCTCGGCTCCGACGCCCAGCGCAAGGCGCGCCTGGTGGCCGAGCCTCTCGAACGCGGTTTCGGCGTGACGCTCGGCAATGCCCTGCGCCGGGTTCTGCTGTCGTCGCTGCAAGGCGCGGCCGTGACCGCCATCCAGATCGACGGCGTCGTGCACGAATTCTCCTCGCTGGAAGGCGTGCGGGAGGACGTGGTCGACATCGTGCTGAACATCAAACAGCTGGCGCTGCGCATGCATGCCGAGGGCCCCAAGCGCATGACGCTGAAGGCCACCGGACCGGGCGCCGTGACCGCCGGGCAGATCGAGGTCCCGTCGGACATCGAGGTGCTGAACCCCAACCACGTCATCTGCACGCTGGATGACGGCGCGTCGGTGCGCATGGAACTGACCGTCCAGAACGGCAAGGGCTATGTGGCGTCGGAGTTCAACCGTCCGGAAGACGCCCCGATCGGCCTGATCGCCGTCGACGCCCTCTATTCGCCGGTCAAGCGCGTCGCCTATCGCGTCGAGCCGACCCGTCAGGGCCAGTCGCTGGACTATGACAAGCTGGTGCTGGAAGTCGAAACCAACGGCGCGGTCAGCCCTGTGGACGCCGTGGCCTACGCCTCGCGCATCCTGCAGGACCAGCTGCAGATCTTCATCACCTTCGACGAGCCGAAGAAGGTGGTCGAGGCCGCCGAGGGCAAGCCCGACCTGCCGTTCAACCCGGCCCTGCTGAAGAAGGTGGACGAGCTGGAACTGTCGGTCCGGTCGGCCAACTGCCTGAAGAACGACAACATCGTCTATATCGGCGACCTGATCCAGAAGACCGAGGGCGAGATGCTTCGCACCCCGAACTTCGGCCGCAAGTCGCTGAACGAGATCAAGGAAGTGCTGACCTCCATGGGTCTGTCGCTCGGCATGGACGTGCCGAACTGGCCCCCGGAAAACATCGAAGATCTGGCCAAGAAGTTCGACGACCAGATCTAG